A region of Streptomyces sp. R44 DNA encodes the following proteins:
- a CDS encoding methylated-DNA--[protein]-cysteine S-methyltransferase, which produces MTVYAYVDGPLGEMLLVGQLAEGGRAVLRSLSLPGQKGAVEVEDGWTLAPEAFAEAARQLGEYFAGRRDRFDLPLAGDAGTEFQRRVWRALEEIPYGTTVSYGEIARRVGSAGAGVRAVGTAIGRNPLLVVRPCHRVIGADGNLRGYAAGLDRKERLLGLEGALDGALEGALDGALGGPLGGALV; this is translated from the coding sequence ATGACCGTGTACGCGTACGTCGACGGCCCCCTGGGCGAGATGCTCCTGGTCGGACAGCTCGCCGAAGGGGGCCGCGCCGTGCTGCGCTCGCTGTCCCTGCCGGGGCAGAAGGGCGCCGTCGAGGTCGAGGACGGCTGGACGCTCGCGCCCGAGGCGTTCGCCGAGGCCGCACGGCAGCTGGGCGAGTACTTCGCCGGGCGCCGCGACCGCTTCGACCTGCCGCTCGCCGGTGACGCCGGGACGGAGTTCCAGAGGCGCGTCTGGCGGGCCCTGGAGGAGATCCCGTACGGGACGACCGTCTCGTACGGGGAGATCGCCCGGCGCGTCGGTTCGGCCGGCGCCGGGGTACGGGCCGTGGGCACCGCGATCGGGCGCAATCCGCTGCTCGTGGTGCGGCCCTGCCACCGGGTGATCGGGGCCGACGGGAACCTCCGCGGTTACGCCGCCGGGCTCGACCGCAAGGAGCGGCTCCTCGGACTCGAAGGGGCGCTCGACGGGGCGCTCGAAGGGGCGCTCGACGGGGCCCTTGGAGGGCCCCTCGGAGGGGCGCTCGTGTGA
- a CDS encoding NAD(P)H-binding protein — translation MRIVIAGGHGQIALRLERLLSAAGHEVAGIIRNPEQGADLREAGAEPVALDLESASVEMVAAVLQGADAAVFAAGAGPGSGAARKDSVDRAAAVLFADAAERAGVRRYLVVSSMGADASHPGDDIFDAYLRAKGAADDDIRSRTALEWTILRPGSLTDDAGTGMVRLEAHTGRGPVPRDDVAATLAELLDTPATAGLTLELIAGSVPLSVAVKDVAGN, via the coding sequence ATGCGCATCGTCATCGCTGGAGGACACGGTCAGATCGCCCTGCGTCTGGAGAGGCTGCTCTCGGCGGCGGGGCACGAGGTCGCGGGGATCATCCGCAATCCGGAACAGGGCGCCGACCTGCGGGAGGCGGGCGCCGAGCCCGTCGCCCTCGACCTGGAGTCGGCGTCGGTCGAGATGGTCGCCGCGGTGCTGCAGGGCGCCGACGCGGCCGTCTTCGCGGCGGGCGCGGGCCCGGGCAGCGGCGCCGCGCGCAAGGACTCGGTGGACCGCGCGGCGGCGGTGCTGTTCGCCGACGCGGCGGAACGCGCGGGCGTGCGCCGCTATCTGGTCGTCTCGTCGATGGGCGCGGACGCCTCCCACCCGGGCGACGACATCTTCGACGCCTACCTGCGCGCGAAGGGCGCGGCCGACGACGACATCCGCTCCCGTACGGCCCTGGAGTGGACGATCCTGCGGCCCGGCTCCCTCACGGACGACGCGGGCACGGGCATGGTCCGCCTGGAGGCCCACACGGGCCGTGGCCCGGTCCCCCGGGACGACGTGGCCGCGACCCTGGCCGAACTCCTCGACACCCCGGCGACCGCGGGCCTCACCCTGGAGCTGATCGCCGGTTCGGTCCCGCTCTCGGTCGCGGTGAAGGACGTGGCCGGCAACTGA
- a CDS encoding YajQ family cyclic di-GMP-binding protein — MADSSFDIVSKVERQEVDNALNQAVKEISQRYDFKGTNASISWSGEKILMQASGEERVKAILDIFQSKLIKRGISLKSLEVEGEPQLSGKEYKLFASVQEGISQENAKKVAKAIRDEGPKGVKAQVQGDELRVSSKSRDDLQAVQALLKGKDFDFAIQFVNYR; from the coding sequence ATGGCCGACTCCAGTTTCGACATCGTCTCCAAGGTCGAGCGGCAGGAGGTCGACAACGCCCTCAACCAGGCCGTGAAGGAGATCTCCCAGCGCTACGACTTCAAGGGAACCAACGCCTCGATCTCCTGGTCGGGCGAGAAGATCCTGATGCAGGCGAGCGGCGAGGAGCGCGTCAAGGCGATCCTCGACATCTTCCAGTCCAAGCTGATCAAGCGGGGCATCTCGCTGAAGTCGCTGGAGGTCGAGGGCGAGCCGCAGCTGTCCGGCAAGGAGTACAAGCTCTTCGCCTCCGTCCAGGAGGGCATCTCCCAGGAGAACGCCAAGAAGGTCGCGAAGGCCATCCGCGACGAGGGCCCCAAGGGCGTCAAGGCGCAGGTCCAGGGCGACGAGCTGCGCGTCAGCTCGAAGAGCCGGGACGACCTGCAGGCCGTGCAGGCGCTGCTCAAGGGCAAGGACTTCGACTTCGCGATCCAGTTCGTGAACTACCGCTGA